One stretch of Pseudomonas fragi DNA includes these proteins:
- a CDS encoding ABC transporter ATP-binding protein, with protein MSQVGASAGADEILVSFRGVQKSYDGENLIVKDLNLDIRKGEFLTLLGPSGSGKTTSLMMLAGFETPTAGEILLAGRSINNVPPHKRDIGMVFQNYALFPHMTVAENLGFPLSVRGLNRTDISERVKRVLSMVQLDAFAQRYPAQLSGGQQQRVALARALVFEPQLVLMDEPLGALDKQLREHMQMEIKHLHQRLGVTVVYVTHDQGEALTMSDRVAVFHQGEIQQIAPPRMLYEEPKNTFVANFIGENNRLNGRLHSRDGDRCVVELGRGEKVQALAVNVGRTGDPVTLSIRPERISLNGSSESCANRFSGRVEEFIYLGDHVRVRLEVCGMNDFFVKQPIAELDPALAVGDVVPLGWQVEHVRALDPLLEAN; from the coding sequence ATGAGTCAGGTCGGTGCAAGCGCTGGGGCGGATGAGATTCTGGTCAGCTTTCGTGGTGTGCAAAAAAGCTACGACGGCGAAAATCTGATCGTCAAGGATCTCAACCTGGACATTCGCAAAGGCGAGTTCCTGACTTTGCTCGGGCCTTCCGGCTCGGGCAAAACCACCAGCCTGATGATGCTGGCCGGCTTCGAGACACCCACCGCCGGCGAGATCCTGCTGGCCGGGCGCTCGATCAACAACGTGCCGCCGCACAAGCGCGATATCGGCATGGTGTTTCAAAACTATGCCCTGTTCCCGCACATGACCGTGGCCGAAAACCTCGGCTTCCCCCTGTCGGTACGCGGCCTCAACCGCACCGATATCAGCGAGCGGGTCAAGCGCGTGCTGAGCATGGTGCAGCTCGATGCTTTCGCCCAGCGTTACCCGGCCCAGTTGTCCGGCGGCCAGCAACAGCGTGTGGCCCTGGCCCGGGCACTGGTGTTCGAGCCGCAGTTGGTACTGATGGACGAACCCCTGGGTGCACTGGACAAACAACTGCGTGAACACATGCAGATGGAAATCAAACATCTGCATCAGCGCCTGGGCGTGACCGTGGTCTATGTGACCCATGACCAGGGCGAAGCGCTGACCATGTCCGACCGCGTGGCTGTGTTCCACCAGGGTGAAATCCAGCAAATCGCCCCGCCGCGCATGCTCTACGAAGAGCCGAAAAACACCTTTGTGGCCAATTTTATCGGTGAGAACAACCGCCTCAACGGCCGCCTGCATAGCCGGGACGGCGATCGCTGCGTGGTCGAGCTGGGCCGTGGCGAAAAAGTCCAGGCCCTGGCGGTGAATGTCGGGCGTACCGGCGACCCGGTAACCCTGTCGATTCGCCCGGAGCGCATCAGCCTCAATGGCTCCAGTGAGTCGTGCGCCAACCGGTTCTCGGGCCGGGTCGAAGAATTTATCTACCTGGGCGACCACGTTCGGGTACGCCTGGAAGTCTGTGGCATGAACGATTTCTTTGTGAAACAGCCGATTGCCGAGCTGGACCCCGCCCTGGCCGTCGGCGACGTCGTGCCACTGGGCTGGCAGGTCGAACATGTACGTGCGCTGGACCCTCTCTTAGAGGCGAATTGA
- a CDS encoding ABC transporter substrate-binding protein produces MHTSFKFTALSLGLLFAANALAATDLTVVSFGGANKAAQVKAFYAPWEAKGDGKIIAGEYNGEMAKIKAMVDTKSISWDLVEVESPELSRGCDEDMFEPLDPALFGNPEQYVKGAIQSCGAGFFVWSTVLAYNADKLKTAPTSWADFWDTKTFPGKRGLRKGAKYTLEFALMADGVAPKDVYTVLASKDGQNRAFKKLDELKPSIQWWEAGAQPPQYLASGDVVMSSAYNGRIAAVQKESNLKIVWNGGIYDFDAWAIPKGLGKAKADAAKKFMAFTLQPQQQSVYSQNIAYGPANKEAMPLLPKEVQADMPTAPENIANQVQIDVSFWADNGEQLEQRFNAWAAK; encoded by the coding sequence ATGCATACATCCTTCAAGTTCACGGCCCTGAGTCTGGGCCTGCTGTTCGCGGCCAATGCACTGGCCGCAACCGATCTGACCGTGGTGTCGTTTGGCGGCGCGAACAAGGCAGCCCAGGTCAAGGCGTTCTACGCCCCCTGGGAAGCCAAGGGCGACGGCAAGATCATCGCCGGGGAATACAACGGTGAAATGGCCAAGATCAAGGCCATGGTCGACACCAAAAGCATCTCCTGGGATCTGGTCGAGGTGGAGTCCCCGGAACTGTCCCGCGGTTGCGACGAGGACATGTTCGAACCGCTGGACCCTGCGTTGTTCGGTAACCCTGAGCAATACGTCAAAGGCGCGATTCAGTCCTGCGGGGCGGGCTTCTTCGTGTGGTCTACGGTACTGGCCTACAACGCCGACAAACTGAAAACCGCTCCCACCAGTTGGGCGGATTTCTGGGACACCAAAACCTTCCCGGGCAAGCGCGGGCTGCGCAAAGGCGCCAAGTACACCCTGGAATTTGCCTTGATGGCCGATGGTGTCGCGCCCAAAGATGTTTACACCGTGCTGGCGAGCAAGGACGGTCAGAACCGCGCCTTCAAGAAACTCGACGAACTCAAGCCGAGCATTCAGTGGTGGGAAGCAGGCGCCCAGCCACCGCAGTACCTGGCCTCGGGTGACGTGGTGATGAGTTCGGCCTACAACGGCCGCATCGCGGCGGTACAAAAAGAAAGCAACCTGAAAATCGTCTGGAACGGCGGCATCTACGACTTTGATGCCTGGGCCATCCCCAAAGGCCTGGGCAAAGCCAAGGCCGACGCCGCGAAGAAGTTCATGGCGTTCACCTTGCAGCCACAGCAGCAGAGCGTTTATTCGCAAAACATCGCCTACGGCCCGGCCAACAAGGAGGCCATGCCTTTGCTGCCTAAAGAGGTGCAGGCCGACATGCCAACGGCTCCAGAAAACATCGCCAACCAGGTGCAGATCGATGTCAGCTTCTGGGCGGACAACGGTGAGCAACTGGAGCAACGCTTCAACGCCTGGGCTGCCAAGTAA
- a CDS encoding ABC transporter permease, which produces MAVAVPLNEVSSPTLKKRLAHTERVNRWKAQALIAPLVIFLLLVFLVPIAALLYKSVGNPEVVDGLPRTVVAVQDWDAKGLPAEPVYRALSEDLAEARKNQVLGDLSKRLNMELAGYRSLLMKTAKALPFKAAPESYKDALEGIDERWGDPAYWQAIKRNSSSVTPFYLLAAVDHRIDDLGEIAQATPDQSIYLDIFARTFWMGFVITCICLVLAYPLAYLLANLPTRQSNLLMILVLLPFWTSVLVRVASWIVLLQSGGLINSALLSMGLIDKPLELVFNRTGVYIAMVHILLPFMILPIYSVMKGISPTYMRAAISLGCHPFASFWRVYFPQTYAGVGAGCLLVFIIAIGYYITPALLGSPNDQMVSYFVAFYTNTSINWGMATALGGLLLLATVVLYLMYNWLVGASRLRLS; this is translated from the coding sequence ATGGCCGTCGCCGTTCCCCTGAACGAGGTCTCCAGCCCCACCTTGAAGAAGCGCCTGGCGCATACCGAGCGGGTCAACCGCTGGAAGGCGCAGGCGCTGATTGCACCCCTGGTGATTTTTTTGCTGCTGGTGTTTCTGGTCCCGATTGCGGCCCTGCTTTATAAAAGCGTCGGCAACCCGGAAGTCGTCGACGGCTTGCCGCGCACCGTGGTGGCCGTGCAAGACTGGGACGCCAAGGGCTTGCCCGCGGAGCCGGTGTACCGGGCCTTGAGTGAAGACCTGGCCGAGGCGCGCAAGAATCAAGTCCTGGGCGATTTGTCCAAGCGTCTGAACATGGAACTGGCCGGCTACCGCAGCCTGCTGATGAAAACCGCCAAGGCGTTGCCGTTCAAGGCCGCGCCCGAATCGTATAAAGATGCGCTGGAAGGGATCGATGAGCGTTGGGGCGACCCCGCATACTGGCAGGCGATCAAGCGCAACAGTTCCAGCGTGACCCCGTTTTACCTGCTGGCAGCGGTGGATCACCGCATCGACGATCTGGGTGAGATCGCCCAGGCCACGCCGGACCAGTCCATCTATCTGGACATTTTCGCCCGTACGTTCTGGATGGGGTTTGTGATTACCTGCATCTGCCTGGTGCTGGCTTACCCGTTGGCGTACCTGCTGGCCAACCTGCCGACACGCCAGAGCAACCTGTTGATGATCCTGGTGCTGCTGCCGTTCTGGACCTCGGTGCTGGTGCGGGTGGCATCGTGGATCGTGCTGCTGCAATCGGGTGGCCTGATCAACAGCGCGCTGCTGAGCATGGGCCTGATCGACAAGCCGCTGGAGCTGGTGTTCAACCGCACCGGGGTGTACATCGCGATGGTGCATATCCTGTTGCCCTTCATGATTCTGCCGATCTACAGCGTGATGAAAGGTATATCGCCGACCTATATGCGGGCTGCGATCTCGCTGGGATGTCATCCGTTTGCCAGCTTTTGGCGGGTGTATTTCCCGCAGACCTATGCTGGTGTCGGCGCGGGCTGCCTGCTGGTGTTCATCATTGCCATTGGCTACTACATCACCCCGGCCCTGCTGGGCAGCCCGAACGACCAGATGGTCAGTTACTTCGTGGCGTTCTACACCAACACCAGCATCAACTGGGGCATGGCGACGGCATTGGGCGGCTTGCTGCTGCTGGCCACCGTGGTGCTGTACCTGATGTACAACTGGCTGGTAGGCGCCAGCCGCCTGCGCCTGAGCTGA
- a CDS encoding ABC transporter permease has protein sequence MLSPYMSPVERVWFYSLRILCGLILLFLILPVLVIIPLSFNSGSFLVYPLQGFSLHWYQDFFASAEWMRALKNSVIVAPAATVLAMVFGTLAAIGLTRGDFPGKALVMALVISPMVVPVVIIGVASYLFFAPLGLGNSYISLIVVHAVLGVPFVIITVSATLQGFNHNLVRAAASLGASPLTAFRRVTLPLIAPGVISGALFAFATSFDEVVVTLFLAGPEQATLPRQMFSGIRENLSPTIAAAATLLIAFSVVLLLTLEWLRGRSEKLRTAQA, from the coding sequence ATGCTGAGCCCCTACATGTCACCCGTTGAACGGGTCTGGTTCTACAGCTTGCGCATTCTTTGCGGGCTGATCCTGTTGTTCCTGATTTTGCCGGTGCTGGTGATTATTCCACTGTCGTTCAATTCGGGGAGTTTTCTGGTGTATCCACTGCAGGGTTTTTCGCTGCATTGGTACCAGGACTTCTTTGCCTCGGCCGAATGGATGCGGGCCCTGAAAAACAGCGTGATCGTGGCCCCGGCTGCGACCGTGCTGGCGATGGTCTTTGGCACGCTGGCGGCGATCGGCCTGACCCGGGGGGATTTCCCGGGCAAGGCCCTGGTGATGGCGCTGGTGATTTCACCGATGGTGGTGCCGGTGGTGATCATTGGTGTGGCCAGTTACCTGTTCTTTGCCCCGTTGGGCCTGGGCAACAGCTATATCTCTCTGATCGTGGTGCATGCGGTGTTGGGCGTGCCCTTTGTGATCATTACCGTGTCGGCCACCTTGCAGGGCTTCAACCATAACCTGGTGCGGGCGGCTGCCAGCCTTGGGGCATCGCCGTTGACGGCGTTTCGCCGGGTGACCTTGCCGTTGATTGCGCCGGGGGTGATTTCGGGGGCGTTGTTTGCGTTCGCCACCTCGTTCGATGAGGTGGTGGTCACCCTGTTTTTGGCGGGGCCGGAGCAGGCGACCCTGCCACGGCAGATGTTCAGTGGTATTCGCGAAAACCTCAGCCCGACCATCGCTGCGGCGGCGACTTTGTTGATCGCGTTTTCGGTGGTGTTGTTGCTGACGCTGGAGTGGCTGCGCGGGCGTAGCGAGAAACTGCGCACGGCGCAGGCCTAG
- a CDS encoding REP-associated tyrosine transposase: MPISKNAYRLRIGRHSECGRLYLLTTITQQRQPIFKDFHLGRLVVEQFRQAHDDGVVISKAWVVMPDHFHWLVELKDKTLGELMCRVKSRSSVSVNKRANTRERIWQKGYHDRALRKEEDIKDIARYIIKNPIRAQLTTRIGDYPLWDACWF, from the coding sequence TTGCCAATCTCAAAGAACGCTTACCGCCTGCGTATCGGCCGTCACTCCGAATGCGGTCGTCTTTATCTGCTAACGACTATCACCCAGCAACGTCAGCCAATTTTCAAAGACTTCCATTTGGGTCGCCTTGTGGTGGAACAGTTCAGGCAGGCGCATGACGACGGAGTCGTAATATCGAAGGCATGGGTCGTGATGCCGGACCACTTCCATTGGCTGGTTGAATTAAAAGATAAAACACTGGGGGAGTTGATGTGCCGTGTGAAATCACGCAGCAGCGTCAGCGTCAACAAACGGGCCAACACCCGCGAGCGAATTTGGCAAAAGGGCTACCACGACCGTGCCTTGCGCAAGGAAGAAGACATAAAAGACATAGCCCGCTACATCATCAAAAACCCGATCCGCGCCCAACTGACCACGCGGATCGGTGATTACCCCCTGTGGGATGCCTGCTGGTTCTAG
- the rpe gene encoding ribulose-phosphate 3-epimerase, which translates to MQPFAIAPSILSADFARLGEEVDNVLAAGADIVHFDVMDNHYVPNLTIGPMVCAALRKYGVTAPIDAHLMVSPVDRIIGDFIEAGATYITFHPEATQHIDRSLQLIREGGCKAGLVFNPATPLDVLKYVMDKVDMILLMSVNPGFGGQKFIPGTLNKLREARALIDASGREIRLEIDGGVNVGNIREIAEAGADTFVAGSAIFNTPNYEEVIQKMRAELALARP; encoded by the coding sequence ATGCAGCCCTTCGCTATTGCCCCATCGATTCTTTCTGCCGATTTCGCCCGTCTCGGCGAAGAAGTGGACAACGTACTCGCCGCGGGTGCTGATATCGTTCACTTCGATGTCATGGACAACCATTACGTACCCAACCTGACCATCGGCCCGATGGTCTGCGCCGCCCTGCGCAAGTACGGCGTCACCGCACCCATCGATGCGCATCTGATGGTCAGCCCGGTCGACCGCATCATCGGCGACTTTATCGAAGCCGGCGCCACTTACATCACGTTCCACCCCGAAGCCACCCAGCACATCGACCGCTCCCTGCAACTGATCCGCGAAGGCGGCTGCAAGGCAGGTCTGGTGTTCAACCCGGCAACCCCGCTGGATGTGCTCAAGTACGTGATGGACAAGGTCGACATGATCTTGCTGATGAGCGTCAACCCGGGCTTTGGCGGGCAAAAATTCATTCCCGGCACGCTCAACAAGTTGCGCGAAGCCCGTGCGCTGATCGATGCCAGCGGTCGCGAGATTCGCCTGGAAATCGACGGCGGCGTAAACGTCGGCAATATCCGTGAAATCGCTGAAGCCGGGGCTGACACCTTTGTCGCCGGTTCCGCGATTTTCAACACGCCGAACTACGAAGAAGTCATTCAAAAAATGCGCGCCGAGCTTGCGTTGGCCCGCCCATGA
- a CDS encoding phosphoglycolate phosphatase has protein sequence MSRFEQLLQGQLPKLVMFDLDGTLIDSVPDLADAVETMLLKLGRPPAGIENVRLWIGNGAPMLVRRALADNMDGSGVDDVEAEHALEIFMDAYDGGHAHTTVYPGVRESLKWLQKQGVEMALITNKPERFVAPLLDELKLGRFFRWIIGGDTLPQKKPDPAALLFVMKMAGATPAQSMFIGDSRNDVLAAKAAGVRCVALSYGYNHGRPIEEESPDMVIDNLQELIAGCLESAPEITLGNSVPSSRRDSIVVVTRKLWMKVIKALARWRWRA, from the coding sequence ATGAGCCGCTTTGAGCAGCTACTCCAGGGGCAGCTGCCAAAACTGGTGATGTTCGATCTGGATGGCACCCTGATTGATTCAGTGCCGGATCTGGCGGATGCCGTGGAGACCATGCTGCTCAAGCTGGGCCGCCCACCCGCCGGGATCGAAAACGTGCGGTTGTGGATCGGCAACGGCGCGCCCATGCTGGTGCGCCGTGCCCTGGCCGACAATATGGACGGCAGCGGCGTCGATGACGTCGAGGCCGAGCATGCACTGGAGATTTTCATGGACGCCTACGACGGCGGCCATGCACACACCACGGTTTACCCCGGCGTGCGTGAAAGCCTCAAGTGGCTGCAAAAGCAGGGCGTTGAAATGGCCCTGATCACCAACAAGCCTGAGCGCTTTGTCGCTCCCCTGCTCGATGAATTGAAGCTGGGGCGGTTTTTTCGCTGGATCATCGGTGGTGACACCCTGCCACAGAAAAAACCCGACCCGGCTGCGCTGCTGTTCGTGATGAAAATGGCGGGCGCCACCCCGGCCCAGTCGATGTTTATCGGTGATTCACGCAATGACGTACTGGCGGCCAAGGCTGCCGGTGTGCGTTGCGTCGCGCTGAGCTACGGCTACAACCACGGTCGCCCGATTGAAGAAGAGTCACCGGATATGGTGATCGACAATCTGCAAGAGCTGATAGCCGGTTGCTTAGAATCTGCGCCTGAGATAACGTTGGGCAATTCTGTTCCCTCCTCTCGAAGAGATTCCATCGTGGTGGTCACTCGCAAACTCTGGATGAAAGTCATCAAGGCCCTGGCCCGCTGGCGTTGGCGCGCCTGA
- the trpE gene encoding anthranilate synthase component I — MIREEFLRLAAAGYNRIPLARETLADFDTPLSIYLKLADQPNSYLLESVQGGEKWGRYSIIGLPCRTVLRVHDHQVSVTHDGVEIEACEVQDPLTFVEEFKARYNVPTIAGLPRFNGGLVGYFGYDCVRYVEKRLGKCPNPDPLGVPDILLMVSDAVVVFDNLAGKMHAIVLVDPAQPDAYEEGQARLEALLEQLRQPIAPRRGLDFTAQQAADPVFRSSFTQADYEKAVDTIKDYILAGDCMQVVPSQRMSIDFKAAPIDLYRALRCFNPTPYMYFFNFGDFHVVGSSPEVLVRVEDNLITVRPIAGTRPRGATEEADLALEEDLLSDDKEIAEHLMLIDLGRNDTGRVSEIGSVKLTEKMVIERYSNVMHIVSNVTGQLKSGLTAMDALRAILPAGTLSGAPKIRAMEIIDELEPVKRGVYGGAVGYFAWNGNMDTAIAIRTAVIKNGELHVQAGGGIVADSVPALEWEETLNKRRAMFRAVALAEQTPRD; from the coding sequence ATGATCCGCGAAGAATTCCTGCGTTTGGCCGCTGCCGGCTATAACCGTATCCCCCTTGCCCGCGAAACCCTGGCTGACTTCGACACGCCGCTGTCGATCTATCTGAAACTGGCCGATCAGCCCAACTCCTATTTGCTGGAGTCGGTGCAGGGCGGTGAGAAGTGGGGGCGTTATTCGATCATTGGCCTGCCATGCCGCACCGTGCTGCGTGTGCATGATCACCAGGTCAGCGTGACCCATGACGGTGTCGAGATCGAAGCCTGCGAAGTGCAAGACCCGCTGACCTTCGTTGAAGAATTCAAGGCCCGCTACAACGTGCCGACCATCGCCGGTTTGCCGCGTTTCAACGGTGGCCTGGTGGGCTATTTTGGTTATGACTGCGTGCGTTATGTGGAGAAGCGTCTGGGCAAGTGCCCGAACCCTGATCCACTGGGCGTGCCGGATATTCTGCTGATGGTGTCGGACGCCGTGGTGGTGTTCGATAACCTGGCCGGCAAGATGCACGCCATTGTGCTGGTCGACCCGGCCCAGCCTGATGCTTATGAAGAAGGCCAGGCCCGCCTTGAAGCGCTGCTTGAACAACTGCGCCAGCCAATTGCACCGCGCCGTGGCCTGGACTTCACTGCACAGCAGGCAGCGGACCCGGTGTTTCGTTCCAGCTTCACCCAGGCTGACTACGAAAAAGCGGTCGATACCATCAAGGACTACATCCTGGCCGGCGACTGCATGCAGGTGGTGCCGTCGCAGCGCATGTCCATCGATTTCAAGGCCGCACCGATCGACCTGTACCGTGCGCTGCGCTGCTTCAACCCGACGCCGTACATGTACTTCTTCAATTTCGGTGATTTCCACGTCGTGGGCAGCTCGCCGGAAGTGCTGGTACGGGTTGAAGACAACCTGATCACCGTACGCCCGATTGCCGGCACACGCCCACGCGGCGCGACTGAAGAGGCCGATCTGGCGCTCGAAGAGGACCTGCTCAGTGATGACAAGGAAATCGCCGAGCACTTGATGCTGATCGACCTGGGCCGTAACGATACGGGTCGCGTTTCAGAAATCGGTTCGGTCAAGCTCACCGAGAAGATGGTGATCGAGCGTTATTCCAACGTGATGCACATTGTGTCCAACGTCACTGGCCAACTGAAAAGCGGGCTGACGGCGATGGACGCCCTGCGGGCGATTTTGCCGGCGGGCACGTTGTCCGGTGCGCCAAAAATCCGTGCGATGGAAATCATCGACGAGCTGGAGCCGGTCAAGCGCGGTGTGTATGGCGGTGCGGTGGGTTACTTCGCCTGGAACGGCAATATGGACACGGCGATTGCCATCCGTACTGCGGTGATCAAGAACGGTGAACTGCATGTGCAGGCCGGTGGCGGCATTGTCGCGGACTCGGTCCCGGCCCTGGAATGGGAAGAGACGCTGAACAAGCGCCGTGCGATGTTCCGCGCCGTGGCCCTGGCCGAGCAAACCCCGCGGGATTGA
- the estP gene encoding esterase EstP, producing MRRLSLLIPLAGCILSVVSERAIAAPSPYSTMIVFGDSLSDSGHFPGVGTGMRFTNRTGPTYRDYRGEEYAAVTPTRLGTQLGIAPADLRPSTSPGNSLAGEPDGNNWAVGGYRTDQILNSIKTESKVAIPDDWSFVGGYVLRSKPGYLVQNSFTADPKALYFISGGGNDFLQGKVTNPAEAGQAAQSLAASAHTLQQAGARYIMVWLLPDLGLTPAVYGTPTQAGTSALSALFNHELTQQLAQIDAEVIPLNIPLLLREAIADPARYGLALGQDLVATCFNGEECTENPQYGLNSATPNPAKLLFNDSVHPTETGQQLIADYAYSLLAVPWELTLLPVMAQGSLNAHQDQLRNQWAGDDGQWQAIGQWRTLLAGGGQRLEIDKQTTAVKADGKGYNLNIGTSYRLDDNWRFGIAGGFYRQRLETGANKSDYKLSSYLGSVFAQYQHNHWWGDAALTLGRLDYDSLKRKFALGVGSDMEQGQAEGHLRALSTRLGYEIAQASDLWQLSPFISADYSRVEVNRYEEKGRRSTALNYEEQTLVSNRLGAGLLASYQATPQTLLFGEAAHEHEFQSDTQRLNIALNSLPDNRFKLEGYTPPSNLARVSLGVSHRLTADLVLRAAYNARKSDGVTQQGATIGVSLNF from the coding sequence ATGCGCAGGCTCTCCCTACTCATCCCCTTGGCGGGATGCATCCTGTCCGTCGTCAGTGAACGTGCCATAGCAGCACCCTCGCCGTATTCCACCATGATCGTGTTCGGCGACAGCCTGAGCGACTCGGGGCATTTTCCAGGGGTCGGCACAGGTATGCGCTTCACCAACCGCACCGGGCCGACGTACAGGGATTACCGGGGGGAGGAATATGCTGCAGTAACGCCCACGCGGCTGGGCACCCAACTGGGGATCGCCCCCGCAGACCTGCGCCCGTCCACTTCGCCGGGCAACTCTCTTGCAGGGGAGCCCGACGGCAACAACTGGGCGGTTGGCGGCTATCGCACAGACCAGATTCTCAATTCCATCAAGACCGAGTCAAAGGTCGCCATCCCGGATGACTGGTCCTTCGTCGGCGGCTACGTCCTGCGCAGCAAGCCTGGTTACCTTGTGCAGAACAGCTTCACGGCTGACCCCAAGGCGTTGTATTTCATTTCAGGCGGCGGTAATGACTTTCTCCAAGGCAAGGTCACCAACCCCGCCGAGGCAGGCCAAGCCGCACAAAGCCTGGCGGCAAGCGCCCACACCCTGCAACAGGCAGGGGCACGCTACATCATGGTCTGGCTGCTGCCCGATCTGGGCCTGACGCCAGCCGTTTACGGTACACCCACCCAGGCTGGCACCAGCGCCCTGAGCGCCCTGTTCAATCATGAGCTAACCCAGCAACTGGCGCAGATAGACGCCGAAGTGATTCCCCTCAATATCCCGCTGCTGCTGCGTGAAGCCATCGCCGACCCCGCCCGTTATGGCCTGGCACTGGGGCAGGACCTTGTCGCGACCTGTTTCAACGGCGAAGAGTGTACGGAAAACCCGCAGTACGGCCTCAACAGCGCAACCCCCAACCCGGCCAAACTGCTATTCAACGACTCGGTACACCCCACCGAGACAGGGCAACAGCTGATTGCCGACTATGCCTACTCATTGCTGGCCGTGCCGTGGGAGCTGACCTTGTTACCCGTTATGGCCCAAGGCTCGCTCAACGCCCATCAAGACCAGTTGCGCAACCAATGGGCTGGCGACGACGGTCAATGGCAAGCCATTGGCCAGTGGCGAACGCTGCTCGCCGGTGGCGGGCAACGCCTGGAAATCGACAAGCAGACCACGGCCGTGAAGGCAGATGGCAAAGGCTATAACCTCAATATCGGCACCAGCTACAGGCTGGATGACAACTGGCGATTTGGCATTGCCGGCGGGTTTTACCGGCAACGCCTGGAAACCGGGGCTAATAAATCGGACTACAAGCTCAGCAGCTATCTGGGTAGCGTGTTTGCCCAATACCAGCACAATCACTGGTGGGGGGATGCGGCACTGACGTTGGGCAGGCTGGATTACGACAGCCTGAAACGAAAATTCGCGCTTGGGGTGGGTAGTGATATGGAGCAAGGCCAGGCTGAAGGCCATTTGCGAGCATTGAGTACACGCCTGGGTTATGAAATCGCACAGGCATCTGACCTGTGGCAGCTCTCCCCCTTTATCAGCGCCGATTACTCGCGGGTGGAAGTTAACCGCTATGAAGAAAAGGGCCGGCGCTCCACTGCATTGAACTACGAAGAGCAGACACTTGTTTCAAATCGCTTGGGCGCGGGTTTGCTCGCCAGTTACCAGGCCACCCCACAAACGCTGTTATTTGGCGAGGCCGCCCATGAACATGAGTTCCAGAGCGATACCCAGCGCCTGAACATCGCACTCAACAGCCTACCCGACAATCGCTTCAAGCTCGAGGGCTATACACCACCCAGCAACCTTGCCCGTGTAAGCCTGGGGGTCAGCCACAGATTGACTGCCGACCTTGTGCTGCGGGCGGCTTATAACGCGAGAAAGAGTGATGGGGTAACGCAACAGGGCGCCACTATCGGGGTGAGCCTGAACTTCTGA
- a CDS encoding aminodeoxychorismate/anthranilate synthase component II, which translates to MLLMIDNYDSFTYNVVQYLGELGAEVKVVRNDELTVAQIEALKPERIVVSPGPCTPNEAGISLEAIQYFAGKLPILGVCLGHQSIGQAFGGDVVRARQVMHGKTSPVYHLDTGVFQSLNNPLTVTRYHSLVVKRETLPDCLELTAWTQLEDGSVDEIMGLRHKTLNIEGVQFHPESILTEQGHELFANFLKQTGGTR; encoded by the coding sequence ATGTTGCTGATGATCGACAATTACGACTCTTTTACTTACAACGTTGTGCAGTACCTCGGCGAGTTGGGTGCCGAGGTCAAGGTGGTGCGTAACGATGAACTGACCGTGGCCCAGATCGAAGCGCTCAAGCCCGAGCGCATTGTGGTCTCGCCCGGCCCTTGCACGCCGAACGAGGCGGGCATCTCCCTCGAAGCCATCCAGTACTTTGCCGGCAAGTTGCCGATCCTGGGCGTGTGCCTGGGCCATCAGTCCATCGGCCAGGCCTTTGGCGGTGATGTGGTTCGCGCCCGGCAAGTGATGCACGGCAAGACCAGCCCGGTCTATCACCTCGATACCGGGGTGTTTCAGAGCCTGAACAATCCGTTGACCGTCACCCGTTACCACTCGCTGGTGGTCAAGCGCGAAACCCTGCCGGACTGCCTGGAGCTGACCGCCTGGACGCAGCTTGAGGATGGCTCGGTCGACGAGATCATGGGCCTGCGCCACAAGACGCTGAACATCGAAGGGGTGCAGTTTCACCCCGAGTCGATCCTGACCGAACAGGGTCATGAACTGTTTGCCAACTTTCTTAAACAAACCGGCGGCACGCGCTAA